The Equus quagga isolate Etosha38 chromosome 2, UCLA_HA_Equagga_1.0, whole genome shotgun sequence genome has a window encoding:
- the VCPKMT gene encoding protein N-lysine methyltransferase METTL21D isoform X4, with translation MATASVGLHPGGDAPRLAFFFKEQTIELALPGRVTCAVPSRSHARTGESRGVGAQRRAPPRTPPSGLLSAHAPPGSAGPRAGRGGDVTARAACWASGMAAAREAPVEDPLQNFVRVLEKRDGTELRLQQYGSGGVGCVVWDAAIVLCKYLETPGFSGEGAHALSRRSVLELGSGTGAVGLMAATLGADVVVTDLEELQDLLKRNINMNKHLVTGSVQAKSLEPLLKTLKDLSGSETCIICCYEQRTMGKNPEIERKYFEDLRGSTCPFPVSAPPEAITLLTVPQDSSCD, from the exons ATGGCGACTGCGTCAGTCGGGCTCCACCCAGGTGGAGACGCTCCGAGgctggctttcttttttaaagagcaaaCTATAGAACTAGCTTTGCCCGGAAGAGTAACGTGCGCTGTCCCTTCGCGAAGCCACGCTCGTACCGGGGAGAGTCGGGGAGTAGGCGCCCAGCGGCGGGCCCCGCCCAGGACGCCGCCTTCCGGGCTACTCTCTGCGCACGCGCCTCCTGGAAGCGCCGGGCCGCGGGCGGGGCGCGGTGGTGACGTCACTGCGCGCGCCGCGTGCTGGGCCAGCGGGATGGCGGCCGCCCGGGAGGCTCCGGTAGAGGATCCGCTGCAAAACTTCGTGCGGGTGCTGGAGAAGCGAGATGGCACGGAGTTGCGCCTCCAGCAGTACGGCTCCGGCGGCGTGGGCTGCGTGGTGTGGGACGCCGCCATCGTCCTCTGTAAATACCTGGAGACGCCCGGGTTCTCCGGCGAGGGCGCCCACGCGCTGAGCCGGCGGTCGGTGCTGGAGCTGGGCTCGGGCACGGGGGCCGTGGGGCTCATGGCCGCCACACTCGG GGCGGACGTCGTAGTCACCGATCTGGAGGAGTTGCAAGACTTGCTGAAGAGGAACATTAACATGAACAAGCATCTCGTCACCGGTTCTGTTCAAGCCAAG TCTTTGGAGCCGTTGTTGAAAACTCTAAAAGATCTCAGTGGATCTGAGACTTGTATTATATGTTGTTATGAACAAAGAACGATGGGAAAAAATCCAGAAAtcgagagaaaatattttgag GACCTGAGAGGCTCCACGTGCCCCTTCCCCGTCAGTGCTCCGCCAGAGGCAATCACCCTTCTGACTGTCCCTCAGGATAGCTCCTGCGATTGA
- the VCPKMT gene encoding protein N-lysine methyltransferase METTL21D isoform X3, translated as MATASVGLHPGGDAPRLAFFFKEQTIELALPGRVTCAVPSRSHARTGESRGVGAQRRAPPRTPPSGLLSAHAPPGSAGPRAGRGGDVTARAACWASGMAAAREAPVEDPLQNFVRVLEKRDGTELRLQQYGSGGVGCVVWDAAIVLCKYLETPGFSGEGAHALSRRSVLELGSGTGAVGLMAATLGADVVVTDLEELQDLLKRNINMNKHLVTGSVQAKSLEPLLKTLKDLSGSETCIICCYEQRTMGKNPEIERKYFELLQLDFDFEKIPLEKHDEEYRSEDIHILYIRKKKSKFPS; from the exons ATGGCGACTGCGTCAGTCGGGCTCCACCCAGGTGGAGACGCTCCGAGgctggctttcttttttaaagagcaaaCTATAGAACTAGCTTTGCCCGGAAGAGTAACGTGCGCTGTCCCTTCGCGAAGCCACGCTCGTACCGGGGAGAGTCGGGGAGTAGGCGCCCAGCGGCGGGCCCCGCCCAGGACGCCGCCTTCCGGGCTACTCTCTGCGCACGCGCCTCCTGGAAGCGCCGGGCCGCGGGCGGGGCGCGGTGGTGACGTCACTGCGCGCGCCGCGTGCTGGGCCAGCGGGATGGCGGCCGCCCGGGAGGCTCCGGTAGAGGATCCGCTGCAAAACTTCGTGCGGGTGCTGGAGAAGCGAGATGGCACGGAGTTGCGCCTCCAGCAGTACGGCTCCGGCGGCGTGGGCTGCGTGGTGTGGGACGCCGCCATCGTCCTCTGTAAATACCTGGAGACGCCCGGGTTCTCCGGCGAGGGCGCCCACGCGCTGAGCCGGCGGTCGGTGCTGGAGCTGGGCTCGGGCACGGGGGCCGTGGGGCTCATGGCCGCCACACTCGG GGCGGACGTCGTAGTCACCGATCTGGAGGAGTTGCAAGACTTGCTGAAGAGGAACATTAACATGAACAAGCATCTCGTCACCGGTTCTGTTCAAGCCAAG TCTTTGGAGCCGTTGTTGAAAACTCTAAAAGATCTCAGTGGATCTGAGACTTGTATTATATGTTGTTATGAACAAAGAACGATGGGAAAAAATCCAGAAAtcgagagaaaatattttgag CTCCTTCAACTAGACTTTGACTTTGAAAAAATTCCTTTGGAAAAACATGATGAGGAATATCGAAGCGaagatattcatattttatacatcagaaagaaaaaatcg aAATTTCCATCGTGA
- the VCPKMT gene encoding protein N-lysine methyltransferase METTL21D isoform X1, which translates to MATASVGLHPGGDAPRLAFFFKEQTIELALPGRVTCAVPSRSHARTGESRGVGAQRRAPPRTPPSGLLSAHAPPGSAGPRAGRGGDVTARAACWASGMAAAREAPVEDPLQNFVRVLEKRDGTELRLQQYGSGGVGCVVWDAAIVLCKYLETPGFSGEGAHALSRRSVLELGSGTGAVGLMAATLGADVVVTDLEELQDLLKRNINMNKHLVTGSVQAKVLKWGEETEDFPSPPDYILMADCIYYEESLEPLLKTLKDLSGSETCIICCYEQRTMGKNPEIERKYFELLQLDFDFEKIPLEKHDEEYRSEDIHILYIRKKKSKFPS; encoded by the exons ATGGCGACTGCGTCAGTCGGGCTCCACCCAGGTGGAGACGCTCCGAGgctggctttcttttttaaagagcaaaCTATAGAACTAGCTTTGCCCGGAAGAGTAACGTGCGCTGTCCCTTCGCGAAGCCACGCTCGTACCGGGGAGAGTCGGGGAGTAGGCGCCCAGCGGCGGGCCCCGCCCAGGACGCCGCCTTCCGGGCTACTCTCTGCGCACGCGCCTCCTGGAAGCGCCGGGCCGCGGGCGGGGCGCGGTGGTGACGTCACTGCGCGCGCCGCGTGCTGGGCCAGCGGGATGGCGGCCGCCCGGGAGGCTCCGGTAGAGGATCCGCTGCAAAACTTCGTGCGGGTGCTGGAGAAGCGAGATGGCACGGAGTTGCGCCTCCAGCAGTACGGCTCCGGCGGCGTGGGCTGCGTGGTGTGGGACGCCGCCATCGTCCTCTGTAAATACCTGGAGACGCCCGGGTTCTCCGGCGAGGGCGCCCACGCGCTGAGCCGGCGGTCGGTGCTGGAGCTGGGCTCGGGCACGGGGGCCGTGGGGCTCATGGCCGCCACACTCGG GGCGGACGTCGTAGTCACCGATCTGGAGGAGTTGCAAGACTTGCTGAAGAGGAACATTAACATGAACAAGCATCTCGTCACCGGTTCTGTTCAAGCCAAGGTACTGAAATG GggggaagaaacagaagactttccttctcctccgGACTACATACTGATGGCCGACTGCATATACTACGAGGAG TCTTTGGAGCCGTTGTTGAAAACTCTAAAAGATCTCAGTGGATCTGAGACTTGTATTATATGTTGTTATGAACAAAGAACGATGGGAAAAAATCCAGAAAtcgagagaaaatattttgag CTCCTTCAACTAGACTTTGACTTTGAAAAAATTCCTTTGGAAAAACATGATGAGGAATATCGAAGCGaagatattcatattttatacatcagaaagaaaaaatcg aAATTTCCATCGTGA
- the VCPKMT gene encoding protein N-lysine methyltransferase METTL21D isoform X2: MATASVGLHPGGDAPRLAFFFKEQTIELALPGRVTCAVPSRSHARTGESRGVGAQRRAPPRTPPSGLLSAHAPPGSAGPRAGRGGDVTARAACWASGMAAAREAPVEDPLQNFVRVLEKRDGTELRLQQYGSGGVGCVVWDAAIVLCKYLETPGFSGEGAHALSRRSVLELGSGTGAVGLMAATLGADVVVTDLEELQDLLKRNINMNKHLVTGSVQAKVLKWGEETEDFPSPPDYILMADCIYYEESLEPLLKTLKDLSGSETCIICCYEQRTMGKNPEIERKYFEDLRGSTCPFPVSAPPEAITLLTVPQDSSCD; this comes from the exons ATGGCGACTGCGTCAGTCGGGCTCCACCCAGGTGGAGACGCTCCGAGgctggctttcttttttaaagagcaaaCTATAGAACTAGCTTTGCCCGGAAGAGTAACGTGCGCTGTCCCTTCGCGAAGCCACGCTCGTACCGGGGAGAGTCGGGGAGTAGGCGCCCAGCGGCGGGCCCCGCCCAGGACGCCGCCTTCCGGGCTACTCTCTGCGCACGCGCCTCCTGGAAGCGCCGGGCCGCGGGCGGGGCGCGGTGGTGACGTCACTGCGCGCGCCGCGTGCTGGGCCAGCGGGATGGCGGCCGCCCGGGAGGCTCCGGTAGAGGATCCGCTGCAAAACTTCGTGCGGGTGCTGGAGAAGCGAGATGGCACGGAGTTGCGCCTCCAGCAGTACGGCTCCGGCGGCGTGGGCTGCGTGGTGTGGGACGCCGCCATCGTCCTCTGTAAATACCTGGAGACGCCCGGGTTCTCCGGCGAGGGCGCCCACGCGCTGAGCCGGCGGTCGGTGCTGGAGCTGGGCTCGGGCACGGGGGCCGTGGGGCTCATGGCCGCCACACTCGG GGCGGACGTCGTAGTCACCGATCTGGAGGAGTTGCAAGACTTGCTGAAGAGGAACATTAACATGAACAAGCATCTCGTCACCGGTTCTGTTCAAGCCAAGGTACTGAAATG GggggaagaaacagaagactttccttctcctccgGACTACATACTGATGGCCGACTGCATATACTACGAGGAG TCTTTGGAGCCGTTGTTGAAAACTCTAAAAGATCTCAGTGGATCTGAGACTTGTATTATATGTTGTTATGAACAAAGAACGATGGGAAAAAATCCAGAAAtcgagagaaaatattttgag GACCTGAGAGGCTCCACGTGCCCCTTCCCCGTCAGTGCTCCGCCAGAGGCAATCACCCTTCTGACTGTCCCTCAGGATAGCTCCTGCGATTGA